The Glycine soja cultivar W05 chromosome 4, ASM419377v2, whole genome shotgun sequence genomic sequence aataatgtcttaAATGAGTCCGAGCATCttacaaaaatcatttattttctgcctggatttattaaaaaaaaaaaaaaggcgcaATCTCACTAAACAATAATTAATCAGCACATGAAATAAAAGGGAAAGTTTTTCTGGTGAGTGGGTTCTTCCGCAACTAAGTGAGTGAGAATGAAAATGTTGCAGGTGGCAATAGTGCAATTGGCTGCGTTGcaggtttttgttatttttttgagtGGTGGTGCTGATTACATACCGCCTTCAAGGTTGGATGGGTTCGTCTACCAAAATGGGTACTTAGATTTGGATACTGTTTTGATAGAAGCGTTTTATGATCCGGTGTGCCCATACAGCAGGGATTCATGGCCTCCACTCAAACAAGCTCTTCATCACTATTCTTCTCGGGTTTCGTTCCTCCTTCATCTCCTCCCTTTACCGTTAGTCATACCTGCATATTTTCTCACTCTCCCCTTCCTTCTCTTTTCTTCCCTTTGatgacttttaattatttttgctgTGCAGCTATCTCAGACAGATTAGATTagatagttatttatttatttagattataattaattgattaaaaatcgTTTGTTAATTCATTTATGGTCTATTaaagaattatttaaaaacacttttttcttatttatccataaataaaatttaatcaataattattaatatcaaataaaataattaatttaattaaaaactatttattttattttttcaaaactatcatttaTCACTTTTTTCTCTAATTCTCTTTGCTATTTGTAtgtcattaaaaaatttcttttaattaggATATTTTAGTCTGAAAAGAACTATTATAAGAAAGATTATGAATTGACTCTaacaaaaagaattaaacacCACTTCGATCTTATTCGGATCTTATAAATTGAATCGGAGGGAGGATCTATTGGATTTTACATGAATGGACCGGATGAGTCTTCTAATTCAGGTCTTATAAATTGAGTCAGAGAGAGTATCTATTGGATTTTACATGAATGTACTGGATGAGTCGTGGATTAATGGATATTTTTGCCACTCATATTGTTGCCTAGTAACTTCCTTGTCTCTTAATGTTATTATAAAGGTCAAATTATTTAGTTGTTCCTGAACgatttaagaatttttaaatagattcatagattatttttttaattatatttctgaTATTAGTTTTTGGTGActtgaaattgtaaaaaaaaataaaaatactgattttaaaaactcaagaactcgataaaaaaaatatttaacaaaaaactcaattaaaaaagaattggacccatttgaaaattttcaaatatttcagCTAACAACcgactaatttaacctattaTGAATCATGTTGAATCCTGAAATTcagcaaatataaaaataatgtgcTAGATTGCATTTAATATTGTTTGTGCGCTGACTTCAATTGTCATTCTACCTACGCGGAGTATAAATTTTGTCTATGGAAATTGCAGTTACCATGACAATGCTTTCGTCGCGACCCGTGCTTTGCACATTGTGAACACATTGAACGCATCTGCAACGTTCCCCTTGCTGGAATGGTTCTTCAAGCATCAGGTTTGTATTCAcagtttcaaaatcaatttgtaTTTGATGTATGTATCGGTTGAATACCAGATTTGTTTGTTTAAATTGATTGAGAAAGGAGTTCTCCGTTTTCATAGTGCTTTAAATCTCCACAAGCCTTTCAAGTAAAGTTTCAACTTTTCACTGTTTTTTTCCACTCCTTATTGTTGGTTGTACTCTTTCGCTATGGTGTTGGCCTCTTGGTTTACCAATTCTTGCTTTGACACATTTTATGTCTTTTATGGGCACACACACGGACTGCGCAATTAATGCCATAGATATATCATGTTAATGggcacacacacagacacattCATTTACTCCCCTGTTTTTATTATATCCAAGAAATGAGATGGAAAATTGTTTTCTTCCTGCTTGTtctgtttcaattttcaaaaatagcCTTACATATTGATCACTTGATGGTTGAGTGCTGCATCTGATTCGTGGGGAGATTTCGGTGTGTGGGTTCGCACAATGAAAGTTGCGTTGCTGAATCAGTAACATGTATTAATATAAGACATACCTGGCATAACTCATAACTATAACGAAGAGCAACATTGTAAAACCACATTTCTCTGGCTTAAAATTGTATACATTTGCATCTAGGAGAGCAACAAAATATTTGTGCGTATCTTCTGTATTATGCCTAAGACATATATACATTTGCATCTAGGAGACAATCTTTCTACTTAAGTTATTCAAGTTTCTTACTCACCAGATCTAGTGCATACCCTTTATCAGGAGAAATTTTACGGGGCCCAAACACGGAACTTATCTAGGGCTTCTATTGTAGATGAGATAGTGAAGTCTGCAACAGAAGCAGCTGGGAGCTCTTATTATAACGCCATAAAGCATGGCTTCAATGACACAAAAACTGATTATCAGACCAGAGTTTCTTTCAAGGTAAGACAAACTCTTTTATCTTTGAGTAGAAGTGACAAAACAATCTATTCATCCATCATCATCCGATTCATCTACCGGTAAATCTATCAAGAATGT encodes the following:
- the LOC114408547 gene encoding uncharacterized protein LOC114408547 — encoded protein: MKMLQVAIVQLAALQVFVIFLSGGADYIPPSRLDGFVYQNGYLDLDTVLIEAFYDPVCPYSRDSWPPLKQALHHYSSRVSFLLHLLPLPYHDNAFVATRALHIVNTLNASATFPLLEWFFKHQEKFYGAQTRNLSRASIVDEIVKSATEAAGSSYYNAIKHGFNDTKTDYQTRVSFKYAASRGVYGTPSFYVNGFLLPDTGATADYKTWRKVIDPLVGVKKSIQNEESLRFFL